TATGCGCTGAGGGTCTGGGTTGATCGAGGTGACGGGGCCGGTGTGGATGTTCTGTCCCGGGTGGTGGCGGAAATTGCTGAATGAAGGCTTTCTGATTGGGCTGTGGGCGAAGCGATCATGTTTTTTCTTGACCTGTGAATGATAGATCTATAGATATAATTGAGTGTCAGGTATCGAATGGTTGTTCACCGGATGACCTTGCTCGGGAGAAAGGTATTATGGAAAGACTTTCACGGCGCGAAAGAGAGCGCCTCAGGCATCGTCGGGAAATTTTGGATGCTGCCCTGGAACTCTTCTCGGAAAGAGGGTATCACAATGTTTCGGTAAGAGACATTGCCCAAAAAGCCGAATTTTCCATAGGGACCATTTACAAGTTCTTCGAAGGCAAGGAAGATCTCTACAGATCTCTTATGCTCGATAAGGCCGAGGAGTTACACGCTCAGCTTATTGAGGCTCTTCGGCGTGAAGGCGATGAGGTTGAAAAATTGCGCAGGTTTATTACCACTAAATGTCGCCTCTTTCGGGAAAACGTTAAAATCGTTCGGCTTTACTTTACGGAAACCAGAGGGGCGGGTTTTTCCATAAAGGCCGGTTTGGACCAGGAAATCAGAAAGAAGTATGATGAGTGTCTGAAATTGGTGGCATCCATCTTCAGGTCGGGTATGGAGAAAAAAATATTCAATGACCTTTCAGATCCTTACAGGCTGGCCGTGGCTCTGGATAGTGTCTGTAATGGCTTTATTTTCCTGTGGCTTGAAAAGCCGGAGGAACATCCCCTGCCGGAAGATCCGAATTTGATTCTTGATATTTTCTTCAAACCTCTTCTGCTTCAATCAAGCTAGAGTTTATCGCAGACAAAACTGGGGCCTTTTGAAAGGAGCCCCGGTTTTGTCTGATGCAAGTCAGCCTTCAATTGCTACCCTTTCTGCGTCTTTTAAAAGGTCTGTTCGTGCACTTTCTATTGAATCGGCAGGTCCCAGGACACAGAGATGAAGGTTCTGCGACCATTGTCTGAGCAATTCCGCTGCTCTGTAGAAATCTTCTCTATCGGTCTGGATAATCGCCTTTCTGAGGTTTCGTCTCATTTCTTCGGTTTCTCCCGTCAGATAACGGACTAAAGAGACGTAAGCCCTTGCATCGGGGAATAGGGGCGGATCGACTTTTCCAAAGGTGCCTATAACCGCAGGAGTAATATCTTCATCGCCCAGCTTTTCAGGGGAGATGCTTTCATGACAGTTCCTCATTATGTCAACCGTCTTTTCGAGATGGGGATCACGGTATGATGTCATAACCAGAATGCCCGAAGCGCGGTCGAAAAAGCAGTGAGCACCGTAGGCTCCTCCCTGAACGCGTATCTTTTCCCATAGCCATCCGGTTCTCAGGTAGTTTAAGACGACCAGAAGAGTACCGTCGTCGGGTTTTACGGCTCCTGCACCAAGAGGTGCCCCCGAAGCCACATAATGGACCTGAACGGGCAATGTAAAAGCTTCTTTCGGAGGCAGATCCTTAAAATTCCATGAAAGAGAGCCACTTTCGGGAATGTTTTTGCCGTCCCCGATTTCCGGCAGCAGTTCCCTTTCCAGACTTGCTCTCGTTGCGGTCAGAAGATCTCCGTCTGCCGTTACGGACACGACCATCCGGGATGTTTTAAAAAGATAATCCCTCAGGGCTGAAAGGTTTTCTTTAATCTCGGGCCACTTCTTGTCGAAATTGTCAGCCAGGTTTTTCACAAAGAAGTATTGACTCAATCCCGAAAGCTCTTCCTTGACGCGGTCGGGCAGGGTAAAGTGTCCCCGGACTCTTCTCATGGCCATTCGATGTCCCTCGGGAATGATCCTCTGATACCTCAGGGCCTTATGGCGAAGAATAATCTGAAAGATACGGTCCCGGTTGTTCAGATCTACTTTACTTATCATGTCCCGGAAGATTCTCAGTAGCTCGGGAACTTTCTCGGAAAGAGCCTTACCCCTGAGTAGTAGCAGATAAACCCCTGACGGGTCACTGAAGGAATTCCTGACAACTAATTTCGGGCGTATGCCCCCCGTATGACGGGCTATTCGCTCGGTAAACTTTACGTAGTCTTCGTCGGTCGTACCCGCTTCAAGAAGAGCTGAGCAAAAAAGAGGCAGATAGGAAAGATGATCCTGTGGCATTCCGTCAAACTTGAAACCTATGTCGATATATACGATACCGTTCGTTTGAATCGGGTGGAGCATCATGAGGGGGTTCGAGGAGTTTTCGATGATCCGGGGTAAGGCGGGATGTTCTGGGCTGAGGTCATTCCTGCTCAGCCGCGGGATTTTAGCTATGTCTTCGGGACGATCCGGCTGATTCTGGTAGGTTACAAGAGCTTTTGTCTTTTCCAGGAAGTAAATTTTCGTCTCCTTCGTCCATCCTTTCGTGGCTTCTTCGAGCTTTGCCTGGAGGCGTTCCTCCATTTTCCGCAAAAGATCGGGATCCGGCTCGAGAATGACCAGGGATTTTCGGTCGTTCTGAAGGAAGTACTTCTCTAGGAGTTCTGAGAAGTAATGAGGGTTCTCCGC
This sequence is a window from Thermodesulforhabdus norvegica. Protein-coding genes within it:
- a CDS encoding TetR/AcrR family transcriptional regulator; translated protein: MERLSRRERERLRHRREILDAALELFSERGYHNVSVRDIAQKAEFSIGTIYKFFEGKEDLYRSLMLDKAEELHAQLIEALRREGDEVEKLRRFITTKCRLFRENVKIVRLYFTETRGAGFSIKAGLDQEIRKKYDECLKLVASIFRSGMEKKIFNDLSDPYRLAVALDSVCNGFIFLWLEKPEEHPLPEDPNLILDIFFKPLLLQSS
- a CDS encoding insulinase family protein, which codes for MEGFEKIDEREIPELSTSAFRYTHKPSGADILLLKNGDENKVFGITFRTPPQDATGLPHILEHSVLCGSRKYPVKEPFVELLKGSLQTFLNAFTYPDKTCYPVASTHEKDFHNLVDVYLDAVFFPMLREEIFLQEGWHYHVENPSEKPEIRGVVYNEMKGAYSSPERVLAETIQQSLFPDHPYSFDSGGDPLEIPNLSYEDFVAYHKRFYHPSNSRIFFYGNGYPDAELSHIASYLESFSATHVPSSIPDLKPWTGLRKVQKKYAATPGDNLDRKTYATLNWLLPETHERITNFSLQILHHILIGTPGSPLRRALIESGLGEDLAGGGLETELRWMYFAIGLKGMSSTAIDDMVNLIEDTIRGLIRDGIPRSTVEAALNTVEFAYREGNTGNYPRGLILMLSALTTWLYDHDPLALVAFEKPINRIKDLYAENPHYFSELLEKYFLQNDRKSLVILEPDPDLLRKMEERLQAKLEEATKGWTKETKIYFLEKTKALVTYQNQPDRPEDIAKIPRLSRNDLSPEHPALPRIIENSSNPLMMLHPIQTNGIVYIDIGFKFDGMPQDHLSYLPLFCSALLEAGTTDEDYVKFTERIARHTGGIRPKLVVRNSFSDPSGVYLLLLRGKALSEKVPELLRIFRDMISKVDLNNRDRIFQIILRHKALRYQRIIPEGHRMAMRRVRGHFTLPDRVKEELSGLSQYFFVKNLADNFDKKWPEIKENLSALRDYLFKTSRMVVSVTADGDLLTATRASLERELLPEIGDGKNIPESGSLSWNFKDLPPKEAFTLPVQVHYVASGAPLGAGAVKPDDGTLLVVLNYLRTGWLWEKIRVQGGAYGAHCFFDRASGILVMTSYRDPHLEKTVDIMRNCHESISPEKLGDEDITPAVIGTFGKVDPPLFPDARAYVSLVRYLTGETEEMRRNLRKAIIQTDREDFYRAAELLRQWSQNLHLCVLGPADSIESARTDLLKDAERVAIEG